A single region of the Oncorhynchus kisutch isolate 150728-3 linkage group LG30, Okis_V2, whole genome shotgun sequence genome encodes:
- the LOC109874915 gene encoding collagen alpha-1(XVIII) chain isoform X3 codes for MALLCLYSLLLLMAPVHGQWWSAFLGKSQEMTTQPLTTVPTTTQVLWTTEGTEVGQVGTQTEVFTTAPVQSTPLQSIQEPAGDGTTEIKPKAKKISLKMWKSRERGSTGHLDLTELIGVPLPPSVSFITGYEGFPAYGFGPDANIGRLTKTFMPDPFFRDFAIIVTIRPSSKQGGVLFAITDAQQKVVQLGLALTPVEDETQRIQLYYTEGGEESSHSQQVASFKLPDMRNKWTRFTLSVQDQEVRLYMDCDDFQAETFHRSSRQLSFEPSSGIFVGNAGGTGLEKFVGSIQQLVIKPDPRAAEEQCEEDDPYASGDGSGDDTLHDRETDDKLMNTERKKETARPEDMLSVPVRAPPTESPELELDEYTVHLTPTNQAHQEMLLEVSHQTEEPGERSGDGRPLSYGQKGEQGEPGPMGPAGPRGPPGPSTPSEDRSGHGQPGPRGPQGPSGAPGVPGKDGQPGRKGEDGDPGQRGPHGFPGLAGEVGVKGDKGDTGVGLPGPPGPPGPLKSHSVPYGEDALGSGFGDLDDTEFIRGSPGPPGPPGQPGPPGPTRFFEASEGLFPGQPGSPGPPGRDGLVGKHGPPGPTGLDGDAGVTGPTGLKGEQGLAGPNGPMGVSGDPGLTGATGPRGLEGKTGDPGPRGLPGPPGPPGGRFFVEDVEGSGKNDMVLGTELKGPQGPPGLPGPAGPKGEDGKDGASGLSVKGEPGASGPEGLQGLAGLPGARGLKGDKGDPGPKGECGPDGHNVPGPPGPPGPPGPIINLQDLLLNNTESMFNITEIRGPPGPMGPRGPKGDSGLPGFQGPPGMKGAKGEAGVTIAADGTVMTSVRGPRGPKGIKGERGFPGAYGVMGPIGPTGQKGEYGFPGRPGRPGMAGKKGDQGDAIGQPGLPGPPGPPGPPGPVTGLNGTVFPVRPRPFCKTPVNGSKGSSQGGRRNGGAKGEKGEVGLPGMPGEPDDILPEGVVFVPQGEKGDMGYEGMKGDQGEPGLPGPPGLPGRSGLVGPKGESVIGTVGHPGAPGEPGVLGIGRPGSRGPPGPAGPPGPPPVYGSAVSIPGPPGPPGPPGITGYENPVSTYRNTNSLMRESHRAAEGSMAYVSDKGELYVRTRDGWRKVQLGELILVPAESPSSAVSQALSRPGDRTRPHRPHSQELVGTSYVPNYNVLPHTVHSVPALHLVALNAPFSGDMRGIRGADFQCYQQARAMGLTATYRAFLSSHLQDLATIVKKGDRYNMPVINLKGEVIYSSWMNIFSGNGGVFDPSIPIYSFEGRNVMTDPTWPQKLVWHGSSTVGIRMTTNYCEAWRAGDMAVTGQASLLQTGRLLGQHTRSCSNHFIVLCIENSYIDHRRSN; via the exons AGCGTGGCTCTACGGGACACCTAGACCTGACCGAGTTGATCGGAGTgccactccctccctctgtctccttcatCACCGGCTATGAGGGCTTCCCGGCCTACGGCTTCGGGCCTGACGCCAACATCGGACGTCTCACCAAGACCTTCATGCCCGATCCTTTCTTCAGGGACTTTGCCATCATTGTCACCATCAGGCCCAGCAGCAAACAGGGAGGGGTGCTGTTCGCCATCACTGATGCCCAGCAGAAGGTGGTGCAGCTGGGGTTGGCACTGACGCCCGTGGAGGACGAGACCCAGAGGATTCAGCTGTACTACACCGAGGGGGGCGAGGAGTCCTCACATAGCCAACAGGTGGCGTCCTTCAAGTTGCCTGATATGAGGAATAAGTGGACGCGCTTCACTCTGTCGGTGCAGGACCAGGAGGTACGCCTCTATATGGACTGTGATGACTTCCAAGCAGAGACCTTCCACAGGAGCAGCCGCCAGCTCAGCTTTGAACCCAGCTCGGGCATCTTCGTGGGCAATGCTGGAGGAACTGGCCTGGAGAAGTTTGTG GGCTCTATCCAGCAGCTGGTGATCAAGCCGGACCCCAGGGCTGCAGAGGAGCAGTGTGAAGAGGATGATCCCTAT GCTTCTGGGGATGGGAGTGGGGATGACACGTTGCATGACCGTGAAACAGATGACAAGTTGATGAACACGGAACGAAAAAAGGAAACAGCACGG CCAGAGGACATGCTAAGCGTGCCAGTGCGAGCTCCACCCACAGAGTCTCCAGAGTTGGAGCTAGATGAGTACACTGTTCACCTGACCCCCACAAACCAAGCCCATCAGGAGATGCTGCTCGAAG TATCCCACCAAACAGAGGAGCCAGGGGAGAGGTCAGGGGAT GGCAGGCCTCTTAGCTACGGACAGAAAGGAGAGCAAGGAGAGCCTGGGCCTATGGGTCCTGCTGGCCCCCGTGGCCCCCCTGGCCCTTCCACTCCCTCTGAGGATAGGTCTGGACACGGCCAGCCAGGACCAAGGGGCCCTCAGGGGCCTTCAGGGGCCCCTGGGGTGCCAGGGAAGGACGGACAGCCT GGAAGAAAGGGTGAAGATGGAGACCCA GGACAAAGAGGACCTCATGGATTCCCAGGGTTGGCAGGAGAGGTTGGAGTCAAAGGAGATAAG GGGGACACAGGAGTAGGCTTACCGGGGCCTCCAGGCCCTCCCGGACCACTCAAATCTCACAGTGTACCG TATGGAGAGGATGCACTCGGCTCTGGCTTTGGGGACCTTGACGATACAGAATTTATCAGA GGTTCCCCTGGTCCTCCCGGCCCTCCAGGTCAACCTGGCCCGCCTGGTCCCACCCGTTTCTTTGAAGCCTCCGAGGGCTTATTCCCTGGACAACCAGGTTCTCCAGGGCCACCTGGCAGAGACGGCCTTGTTGGGAAACATGGACCACCG GGTCCTACTGGTCTGGATGGGGATGCTGGAGTGACAGGGCCTACAGGTCTGAAG GGTGAACAAGGACTAGCTGGACCAAACGGACCAATG GGTGTATCAGGTGACCCAGGGCTGACAGGAGCTACAGGACCGAGGGGACTAGAGGGGAAGACAGGCGACCCTGGACCGAGGGGGCTGCCTGGCCCCCCCGGACCCCCAGGAGGAAGATTTTTTGTCGAG GATGTAGAGGGGTCTGGGAAGAATGACATGGTCCTTGGCACAGAACTCAAAGGCCCTCAG GGACCTCCTGGTCTCCCTGGCCCTGCAGGACCAAAG GGTGAAGATGGGAAGGATGGGGCTTCTGGGTTGTCAGTGAAG GGTGAGCCTGGTGCTTCTGGACCTGAGGGACTCCAAGGGCTAGCTGGGTTACCAGGCGCCAGG GGATTGAAAGGAGACAAAGGTGATCCAGGACCAAAG GGGGAGTGTGGTCCTGATGGACACAATGTACCTGGTCCTCCTGGTCCTCCTGGCCCTCCAGGACCAATTATCAATCTGCAGGAT CTCCTCCTGAACAATACAGAGAGCATGTTTAACATCACTGAGATACGTGGGCCCCCTGGCCCAATG GGCCCAAGAGGACCAAAGGGTGACAGTGGGCTTCCTGGTTTTCAAGGTCCACCAGGAATGAAG GGTGCGAAAGGGGAAGCTGGTGTCACTATCGCTGCCGATGGAACTGTGATGACAAGTGTCAGGGGGCCTCGGGGACCAAAAGGAATCAAG GGTGAGCGTGGCTTCCCTGGAGCTTATGGTGTCATG GGACCAATTGGACCAACTGGACAAAAGGGAGAATACGGGTTCCCTGGTCGACCG GGGCGACCTGGAATGGCAGGGAAGAAGGGAGACCAGGGAGATGCCATTGGTCAACCA GGACTTCCTGGTCCTCCTGGCCCTCCCGGACCCCCAGGACCAGTAACAGGGCTCAACGGA ACAGTTTTTCCGGTCCGTCCCAGACCGTTCTGCAAAACACCA GTTAATGGCAGCAAAGGGTCGTCACAAG GTGGCAGGAGAAACGGAGGTGCTAAAGGGGAAAAGGGAGAGGTTGGACTTCCTGGAATGCCTGGAGAACCAG ATGATATTCTACCAGAAGGCGTTGTA tttgttcctcagggagaaaaaggagaCATGGGCTATGAAGGAATGAAAGGAGACCAGGGTGAACCTGGGTTGCCTGGCCCTCCAGGTCTTCCTGGGAGATCAGGCCTTGTG GGGCCAAAAGGTGAGTCCGTCATTGGCACCGTTGGTCATCCTGGAGCTCCTGGTGAACCAGGGGTTCTTGGCATTGGACGACCAGGCTCTCGGGGGCCCCCTGGCCCTGCCGGACCCCCTGGACCACCCCCTGTCTATGGTTCAG CTGTGAGTATTCCAGGCCCACCTGGGCCTCCCGGTCCTCCTGGGATTACTGGCTATGAAAACCCG gtgtccacatacaggaACACCAACAGTTTGATGAGGGAGAGCCACCGTGCTGCAGAGGGCTCGATGGCATATGTCTCAGACAAGGGAGAACTCTACGTTAGAACTAGAGATGGCTGGCGCAAGGTTCAG CTTGGTGAGCTCATCCTCGTCCCAGCAGAGAGCCCATCCTCTGCAGTGTCCCAGGCCCTGAGCAGACCAGGAGATCGCACCAGACCCCACAGGCCACACAGCCAG GAACTAGTTGGAACTAGCTACGTGCCCAACTATAATGTCCTACCTCATACAGTACACTCAGTACCAGCG CTGCACCTGGTGGCCCTGAATGCTCCGTTCTCTGGGGACATGCGTGGCATCCGGGGAGCAGACTTCCAGTGCTACCAGCAGGCCCGAGCCATGGGTCTCACTGCCACCTACAGAGCCTTCTTGTCCTCACACCTCCAGGACCTGGCCACCATCGTCAAGAAGGGAGACCGCTACAACATGCCCGTCATCAACCTCAAG GGAGAGGTGATCTATAGCAGCTGGATGAACATCTTCTCTGGGAACGGAGGAGTGTTTGACCCATCCATCCCCATCTACTCCTTTGAAGGACGGAACGTCATGACGGACCCTACTTG GCCTCAGAAGCTGGTGTGGCATGGCTCCAGTACGGTGGGCATCCGTATGACCACTAACTACTGTGAGGCGTGGCGGGCGGGTGACATGGCGGTGACGGGCCAGGCTTCGCTCCTCCAGACAGGCAGACTTCTGGGCCAACACACCCGCAGCTGCTCCAACCATTTCATAGTGCTGTGTATCGAGAACAGCTACATTGACCACAGGAGGTCTAATTAA
- the LOC109874915 gene encoding collagen alpha-1(XVIII) chain isoform X9, which produces MIIRMSRWSLVIHLVLMYHFSTAVEVIEERGSTGHLDLTELIGVPLPPSVSFITGYEGFPAYGFGPDANIGRLTKTFMPDPFFRDFAIIVTIRPSSKQGGVLFAITDAQQKVVQLGLALTPVEDETQRIQLYYTEGGEESSHSQQVASFKLPDMRNKWTRFTLSVQDQEVRLYMDCDDFQAETFHRSSRQLSFEPSSGIFVGNAGGTGLEKFVGSIQQLVIKPDPRAAEEQCEEDDPYASGDGSGDDTLHDRETDDKLMNTERKKETARPEDMLSVPVRAPPTESPELELDEYTVHLTPTNQAHQEMLLEVSHQTEEPGERSGDGRPLSYGQKGEQGEPGPMGPAGPRGPPGPSTPSEDRSGHGQPGPRGPQGPSGAPGVPGKDGQPGRKGEDGDPGQRGPHGFPGLAGEVGVKGDKGDTGVGLPGPPGPPGPLKSHSVPYGEDALGSGFGDLDDTEFIRGSPGPPGPPGQPGPPGPTRFFEASEGLFPGQPGSPGPPGRDGLVGKHGPPGPTGLDGDAGVTGPTGLKGEQGLAGPNGPMGVSGDPGLTGATGPRGLEGKTGDPGPRGLPGPPGPPGGRFFVEDVEGSGKNDMVLGTELKGPQGPPGLPGPAGPKGEDGKDGASGLSVKGEPGASGPEGLQGLAGLPGARGLKGDKGDPGPKGECGPDGHNVPGPPGPPGPPGPIINLQDLLLNNTESMFNITEIRGPPGPMGPEGEPGRAGFPGPRGPKGDSGLPGFQGPPGMKGAKGEAGVTIAADGTVMTSVRGPRGPKGIKGERGFPGAYGVMGPIGPTGQKGEYGFPGRPGRPGMAGKKGDQGDAIGQPGLPGPPGPPGPPGPVTGLNGVNGSKGSSQGGRRNGGAKGEKGEVGLPGMPGEPDDILPEGVVGEKGDMGYEGMKGDQGEPGLPGPPGLPGRSGLVGPKGESVIGTVGHPGAPGEPGVLGIGRPGSRGPPGPAGPPGPPPVYGSAVSIPGPPGPPGPPGITGYENPVSTYRNTNSLMRESHRAAEGSMAYVSDKGELYVRTRDGWRKVQLGELILVPAESPSSAVSQALSRPGDRTRPHRPHSQELVGTSYVPNYNVLPHTVHSVPALHLVALNAPFSGDMRGIRGADFQCYQQARAMGLTATYRAFLSSHLQDLATIVKKGDRYNMPVINLKGEVIYSSWMNIFSGNGGVFDPSIPIYSFEGRNVMTDPTWPQKLVWHGSSTVGIRMTTNYCEAWRAGDMAVTGQASLLQTGRLLGQHTRSCSNHFIVLCIENSYIDHRRSN; this is translated from the exons AGCGTGGCTCTACGGGACACCTAGACCTGACCGAGTTGATCGGAGTgccactccctccctctgtctccttcatCACCGGCTATGAGGGCTTCCCGGCCTACGGCTTCGGGCCTGACGCCAACATCGGACGTCTCACCAAGACCTTCATGCCCGATCCTTTCTTCAGGGACTTTGCCATCATTGTCACCATCAGGCCCAGCAGCAAACAGGGAGGGGTGCTGTTCGCCATCACTGATGCCCAGCAGAAGGTGGTGCAGCTGGGGTTGGCACTGACGCCCGTGGAGGACGAGACCCAGAGGATTCAGCTGTACTACACCGAGGGGGGCGAGGAGTCCTCACATAGCCAACAGGTGGCGTCCTTCAAGTTGCCTGATATGAGGAATAAGTGGACGCGCTTCACTCTGTCGGTGCAGGACCAGGAGGTACGCCTCTATATGGACTGTGATGACTTCCAAGCAGAGACCTTCCACAGGAGCAGCCGCCAGCTCAGCTTTGAACCCAGCTCGGGCATCTTCGTGGGCAATGCTGGAGGAACTGGCCTGGAGAAGTTTGTG GGCTCTATCCAGCAGCTGGTGATCAAGCCGGACCCCAGGGCTGCAGAGGAGCAGTGTGAAGAGGATGATCCCTAT GCTTCTGGGGATGGGAGTGGGGATGACACGTTGCATGACCGTGAAACAGATGACAAGTTGATGAACACGGAACGAAAAAAGGAAACAGCACGG CCAGAGGACATGCTAAGCGTGCCAGTGCGAGCTCCACCCACAGAGTCTCCAGAGTTGGAGCTAGATGAGTACACTGTTCACCTGACCCCCACAAACCAAGCCCATCAGGAGATGCTGCTCGAAG TATCCCACCAAACAGAGGAGCCAGGGGAGAGGTCAGGGGAT GGCAGGCCTCTTAGCTACGGACAGAAAGGAGAGCAAGGAGAGCCTGGGCCTATGGGTCCTGCTGGCCCCCGTGGCCCCCCTGGCCCTTCCACTCCCTCTGAGGATAGGTCTGGACACGGCCAGCCAGGACCAAGGGGCCCTCAGGGGCCTTCAGGGGCCCCTGGGGTGCCAGGGAAGGACGGACAGCCT GGAAGAAAGGGTGAAGATGGAGACCCA GGACAAAGAGGACCTCATGGATTCCCAGGGTTGGCAGGAGAGGTTGGAGTCAAAGGAGATAAG GGGGACACAGGAGTAGGCTTACCGGGGCCTCCAGGCCCTCCCGGACCACTCAAATCTCACAGTGTACCG TATGGAGAGGATGCACTCGGCTCTGGCTTTGGGGACCTTGACGATACAGAATTTATCAGA GGTTCCCCTGGTCCTCCCGGCCCTCCAGGTCAACCTGGCCCGCCTGGTCCCACCCGTTTCTTTGAAGCCTCCGAGGGCTTATTCCCTGGACAACCAGGTTCTCCAGGGCCACCTGGCAGAGACGGCCTTGTTGGGAAACATGGACCACCG GGTCCTACTGGTCTGGATGGGGATGCTGGAGTGACAGGGCCTACAGGTCTGAAG GGTGAACAAGGACTAGCTGGACCAAACGGACCAATG GGTGTATCAGGTGACCCAGGGCTGACAGGAGCTACAGGACCGAGGGGACTAGAGGGGAAGACAGGCGACCCTGGACCGAGGGGGCTGCCTGGCCCCCCCGGACCCCCAGGAGGAAGATTTTTTGTCGAG GATGTAGAGGGGTCTGGGAAGAATGACATGGTCCTTGGCACAGAACTCAAAGGCCCTCAG GGACCTCCTGGTCTCCCTGGCCCTGCAGGACCAAAG GGTGAAGATGGGAAGGATGGGGCTTCTGGGTTGTCAGTGAAG GGTGAGCCTGGTGCTTCTGGACCTGAGGGACTCCAAGGGCTAGCTGGGTTACCAGGCGCCAGG GGATTGAAAGGAGACAAAGGTGATCCAGGACCAAAG GGGGAGTGTGGTCCTGATGGACACAATGTACCTGGTCCTCCTGGTCCTCCTGGCCCTCCAGGACCAATTATCAATCTGCAGGAT CTCCTCCTGAACAATACAGAGAGCATGTTTAACATCACTGAGATACGTGGGCCCCCTGGCCCAATG GGCCCTGAAGGCGAGCCTGGCAGAGCAGGATTCCCT GGCCCAAGAGGACCAAAGGGTGACAGTGGGCTTCCTGGTTTTCAAGGTCCACCAGGAATGAAG GGTGCGAAAGGGGAAGCTGGTGTCACTATCGCTGCCGATGGAACTGTGATGACAAGTGTCAGGGGGCCTCGGGGACCAAAAGGAATCAAG GGTGAGCGTGGCTTCCCTGGAGCTTATGGTGTCATG GGACCAATTGGACCAACTGGACAAAAGGGAGAATACGGGTTCCCTGGTCGACCG GGGCGACCTGGAATGGCAGGGAAGAAGGGAGACCAGGGAGATGCCATTGGTCAACCA GGACTTCCTGGTCCTCCTGGCCCTCCCGGACCCCCAGGACCAGTAACAGGGCTCAACGGA GTTAATGGCAGCAAAGGGTCGTCACAAG GTGGCAGGAGAAACGGAGGTGCTAAAGGGGAAAAGGGAGAGGTTGGACTTCCTGGAATGCCTGGAGAACCAG ATGATATTCTACCAGAAGGCGTTGTA ggagaaaaaggagaCATGGGCTATGAAGGAATGAAAGGAGACCAGGGTGAACCTGGGTTGCCTGGCCCTCCAGGTCTTCCTGGGAGATCAGGCCTTGTG GGGCCAAAAGGTGAGTCCGTCATTGGCACCGTTGGTCATCCTGGAGCTCCTGGTGAACCAGGGGTTCTTGGCATTGGACGACCAGGCTCTCGGGGGCCCCCTGGCCCTGCCGGACCCCCTGGACCACCCCCTGTCTATGGTTCAG CTGTGAGTATTCCAGGCCCACCTGGGCCTCCCGGTCCTCCTGGGATTACTGGCTATGAAAACCCG gtgtccacatacaggaACACCAACAGTTTGATGAGGGAGAGCCACCGTGCTGCAGAGGGCTCGATGGCATATGTCTCAGACAAGGGAGAACTCTACGTTAGAACTAGAGATGGCTGGCGCAAGGTTCAG CTTGGTGAGCTCATCCTCGTCCCAGCAGAGAGCCCATCCTCTGCAGTGTCCCAGGCCCTGAGCAGACCAGGAGATCGCACCAGACCCCACAGGCCACACAGCCAG GAACTAGTTGGAACTAGCTACGTGCCCAACTATAATGTCCTACCTCATACAGTACACTCAGTACCAGCG CTGCACCTGGTGGCCCTGAATGCTCCGTTCTCTGGGGACATGCGTGGCATCCGGGGAGCAGACTTCCAGTGCTACCAGCAGGCCCGAGCCATGGGTCTCACTGCCACCTACAGAGCCTTCTTGTCCTCACACCTCCAGGACCTGGCCACCATCGTCAAGAAGGGAGACCGCTACAACATGCCCGTCATCAACCTCAAG GGAGAGGTGATCTATAGCAGCTGGATGAACATCTTCTCTGGGAACGGAGGAGTGTTTGACCCATCCATCCCCATCTACTCCTTTGAAGGACGGAACGTCATGACGGACCCTACTTG GCCTCAGAAGCTGGTGTGGCATGGCTCCAGTACGGTGGGCATCCGTATGACCACTAACTACTGTGAGGCGTGGCGGGCGGGTGACATGGCGGTGACGGGCCAGGCTTCGCTCCTCCAGACAGGCAGACTTCTGGGCCAACACACCCGCAGCTGCTCCAACCATTTCATAGTGCTGTGTATCGAGAACAGCTACATTGACCACAGGAGGTCTAATTAA